The following proteins are co-located in the Gloeocapsa sp. PCC 7428 genome:
- a CDS encoding TIGR03279 family radical SAM protein: MSHAIRPAKITKVLPESIAAEIGFEPGDAIVTINGNRPRDLIDYQFLCADEVLELEVLDAAGKSHQIEIEKDYDEDLGLEFETALFDNLIQCNNRCPFCFIDQQPPGKRQSLYLKDDDYRLSFLYGSYLTLTNLPPKEWERIEQLRLSPLYVSVHATEPEVRVRLLKNPRAGQILQHIEWFQQRRLQIHAQVVVCPGINDGIHLERTLLDLAHFHRGETPAVASVAVVPVGLTRFRPAEDELIPVDRAKAQEVIAQVRSLQDKFRASFGSTFAWLADEWFLIAQEELPPESHYEDYPQIDNGVGSIRAFLKQFAIAAQNLPAKIALPRKVTWVVGNAVEHAFQPILQRLNQVVNLQVNMVALCSNYWGQSITVTGLLTGQDLLEGLQGKDLGERILLPAMMLKQGDTCFLDDMTIAELASKLKTPVVPIRGVEELIEMCTQ; encoded by the coding sequence AAATTGGCTTTGAACCTGGCGATGCGATTGTCACAATTAATGGTAATCGTCCGCGTGACTTAATCGACTATCAATTTTTGTGTGCGGATGAAGTACTAGAACTCGAAGTTCTCGATGCTGCTGGCAAAAGTCATCAAATTGAAATCGAAAAAGACTACGATGAAGACTTGGGGCTAGAGTTTGAAACGGCGTTGTTTGATAATCTGATTCAGTGTAATAACCGCTGTCCGTTTTGCTTTATCGATCAGCAGCCGCCTGGTAAACGGCAAAGTCTGTATCTCAAAGACGATGATTACCGTTTAAGCTTTTTATACGGCTCGTATTTAACCTTAACGAATCTACCGCCAAAAGAATGGGAACGTATTGAACAGTTACGTTTATCCCCTCTCTATGTTTCTGTTCATGCGACTGAACCAGAAGTTCGAGTTCGACTCTTAAAAAATCCGCGAGCAGGACAAATTTTACAACACATCGAGTGGTTTCAACAACGACGGCTACAAATTCACGCTCAAGTTGTCGTCTGTCCAGGAATTAATGATGGCATTCATCTCGAACGAACGCTACTCGATTTAGCTCATTTTCATCGCGGAGAAACACCCGCTGTTGCTTCTGTTGCGGTTGTTCCTGTGGGGTTAACGCGGTTTCGCCCCGCAGAAGATGAACTGATTCCTGTAGATCGCGCCAAGGCGCAAGAAGTCATTGCGCAAGTGCGATCGCTGCAAGATAAGTTTCGCGCTTCATTTGGTTCGACATTTGCGTGGTTAGCCGATGAGTGGTTTTTAATCGCCCAAGAAGAACTTCCACCGGAGTCGCACTACGAAGACTATCCTCAAATTGATAATGGTGTGGGTTCGATCCGCGCTTTCTTGAAACAGTTTGCGATCGCCGCCCAAAATTTGCCGGCAAAAATTGCTTTGCCAAGAAAAGTAACTTGGGTTGTAGGTAATGCGGTTGAACATGCTTTTCAACCGATCTTACAGCGACTCAATCAAGTCGTAAATTTACAGGTAAATATGGTTGCTTTATGTAGCAATTATTGGGGGCAAAGCATCACAGTTACTGGTTTACTTACTGGACAAGATTTACTAGAAGGATTGCAGGGAAAAGATTTAGGCGAAAGAATATTACTACCTGCAATGATGTTAAAACAGGGGGATACGTGTTTTTTAGATGACATGACGATTGCGGAATTAGCTAGTAAACTGAAAACACCCGTAGTACCGATTCGGGGGGTAGAAGAACTCATCGAGATGTGTACGCAGTAA
- a CDS encoding family 10 glycosylhydrolase yields the protein MSIKLSFTASQSSPRANNYLKNIRIKLFCLLPLTSYLVSFVSPLVGQKPAIAQEKSVLGVVRSQENTAQWQGITERLQAAKVAYCVIDLENVRNVTDFSNPPVVFLPNVATLSPTQAIALEEWISRGGKVIASGPVGNTSQPGVRQLLRSLLGAYWGFEMNQPSQVQPLRINTQSWVRQPGLAGTIRGGVVIPANLTSKPAAIWQSKDTPPAVVTTERSTVLGWQWGTDNAAPVAMDSAWIRAAVSRYVPLSDAQTTTPKNCNGSAVAVSSPPKPTPTPVAIAPPPPNPEDEAIERIAPRGLPTAPNSNNPISSVEAIALQQELQNLIGRFESAQLAANARNSTKANPRVESEAAAKALADAKAIAKILPQLVKQGDYVAARNQWLKAQQMLWQNYPSDRPLAQPEIRAMWLDRGSIVRAGSEQGLAKIFDQLAAAGINTVFFETVNAGYPIYPSTVAPQQNPLIQGWDPLASAVKLAKARDMELHAWVWVFAAGNQRHNTIVNLPVDYPGPLIAANPDWASYDNRGSIFPPGQGKPFLDPANPEVRQYLLRLFEEIVSRYQVDGLQLDYIRYPFQDPGAERTYGYGKVARQKFQQLTGADPLQISPRQPNLWQKWTQFRTQQVDSFVAEVSQHLRRKHPQIILSAAVFPLSEHERIQKLQQHWEVWASRGDVDVIVPMTYALDTYRFGRLAQPWITSNKLGSTLVLPGIRLLDLPVPAAVDQIQLARDLPVSGYSLFAVENLSDELQTLFQRTQGNLQAPVPYRQPFHTAAARYNSLQEEWNFLAANNQLRLRGRSLSLFNVQVTDLENALKQLAADPSLHRLGVARAALTHFQLQFRSWMRPYALENPYQAKVWENRLATIKRLLSYGETVVLKRDAAPVANRE from the coding sequence ATGTCTATAAAGCTATCTTTCACAGCCTCGCAGTCATCACCACGGGCGAATAATTATCTAAAAAACATCCGCATCAAATTATTTTGCCTACTACCGCTGACATCTTACCTTGTGTCGTTCGTATCTCCCCTGGTAGGACAAAAACCCGCAATAGCCCAAGAGAAAAGCGTGTTAGGAGTTGTCAGAAGCCAGGAAAATACGGCGCAATGGCAGGGGATAACCGAGCGATTGCAAGCAGCAAAAGTCGCATATTGTGTTATAGACCTAGAAAATGTGAGGAACGTAACAGATTTCAGTAATCCCCCTGTGGTGTTTTTACCTAATGTTGCAACTTTGTCTCCAACACAAGCAATTGCCTTAGAAGAATGGATTAGCCGAGGCGGGAAGGTGATTGCAAGTGGTCCTGTGGGGAATACAAGTCAACCAGGCGTACGGCAACTACTGCGATCGCTACTAGGCGCGTACTGGGGTTTTGAGATGAATCAACCTTCGCAAGTGCAACCATTAAGAATTAATACGCAAAGCTGGGTACGCCAACCAGGACTTGCAGGGACAATTCGCGGTGGAGTTGTCATTCCCGCAAATTTGACAAGTAAACCGGCGGCGATTTGGCAATCAAAAGATACACCTCCAGCCGTTGTGACAACCGAACGCTCGACAGTGTTAGGTTGGCAGTGGGGAACTGATAATGCTGCACCAGTCGCAATGGATAGTGCTTGGATACGGGCAGCCGTCAGCCGCTATGTTCCCTTATCAGATGCGCAAACGACAACGCCAAAAAATTGTAATGGTAGTGCGGTTGCTGTATCTTCACCACCAAAGCCTACACCAACCCCCGTAGCGATCGCGCCACCACCGCCCAATCCTGAAGATGAAGCCATCGAGCGCATTGCCCCTAGAGGATTACCAACAGCACCCAACTCGAACAATCCCATCTCAAGTGTAGAAGCGATCGCACTTCAACAAGAACTGCAAAATTTAATTGGTAGGTTTGAAAGTGCGCAGTTAGCCGCAAATGCGAGAAACAGTACTAAAGCTAATCCTAGGGTTGAATCTGAAGCCGCAGCAAAAGCACTAGCCGACGCGAAAGCGATCGCCAAAATCCTACCACAACTGGTGAAACAAGGCGACTATGTTGCTGCGCGGAATCAATGGCTTAAAGCACAGCAAATGTTGTGGCAAAATTATCCCAGCGATCGCCCACTCGCCCAACCCGAAATTCGCGCCATGTGGCTAGATCGCGGCAGTATTGTCCGTGCAGGTTCGGAACAAGGACTTGCTAAGATTTTTGACCAATTAGCCGCCGCAGGCATTAATACCGTCTTTTTTGAAACAGTCAATGCAGGGTATCCGATTTACCCAAGTACAGTTGCACCGCAACAAAATCCATTAATTCAAGGATGGGACCCGCTTGCGAGTGCAGTCAAGTTAGCCAAAGCGCGTGATATGGAGTTACACGCTTGGGTGTGGGTGTTTGCGGCAGGAAATCAACGCCATAATACGATCGTTAATCTGCCAGTAGATTATCCAGGGCCCTTAATTGCGGCTAATCCTGACTGGGCAAGTTACGATAATCGCGGGAGTATTTTTCCTCCTGGTCAAGGAAAGCCATTTTTAGACCCCGCAAATCCGGAAGTACGACAATACTTATTACGACTTTTTGAAGAAATTGTCAGCCGCTATCAAGTCGATGGGTTGCAACTCGATTACATTCGCTATCCCTTCCAAGATCCTGGGGCAGAGCGTACATATGGTTATGGTAAAGTTGCGCGGCAAAAGTTTCAGCAACTGACTGGCGCTGATCCACTGCAAATTTCACCGCGTCAACCAAATTTATGGCAAAAGTGGACGCAATTTCGCACGCAGCAAGTTGATAGTTTTGTTGCCGAAGTCTCGCAACACTTGCGGCGCAAACATCCTCAAATTATTTTATCGGCGGCGGTATTTCCGCTTTCCGAACACGAACGAATTCAAAAGTTACAACAGCATTGGGAAGTGTGGGCAAGTCGCGGCGATGTTGATGTGATTGTGCCAATGACTTATGCGTTGGATACGTATCGCTTTGGGCGTCTCGCACAACCGTGGATTACATCAAATAAGTTAGGTTCGACGCTCGTTTTACCAGGCATTCGCTTACTTGATTTACCAGTACCAGCCGCAGTCGATCAAATTCAACTTGCTAGAGATCTTCCTGTGAGTGGATACTCGCTATTTGCCGTTGAAAATCTAAGTGATGAGTTACAAACGCTATTTCAGCGGACGCAAGGTAATCTTCAAGCCCCAGTACCTTATCGCCAACCGTTCCACACCGCCGCAGCCCGTTACAATAGCTTGCAGGAAGAATGGAACTTTCTCGCAGCAAATAACCAGCTGCGATTACGCGGGCGATCGCTTTCTTTGTTTAACGTTCAAGTCACCGATTTAGAAAATGCTTTAAAGCAACTTGCCGCAGATCCTTCATTGCATCGTTTAGGCGTTGCTAGAGCCGCATTAACTCATTTCCAGTTACAATTCAGAAGTTGGATGCGTCCTTATGCGCTGGAAAATCCTTATCAAGCTAAAGTCTGGGAAAATCGTCTGGCGACGATCAAAAGACTTCTTAGCTACGGTGAAACAGTTGTCCTTAAACGCGATGCTGCACCTGTTGCTAATCGGGAATGA
- a CDS encoding glycoside hydrolase family 31 protein has protein sequence MPQYFGQLPIDEQPWETLSAVQNISQEQHCVRFDCGESCLTVNVLAPNLIRVRVAPTRKFTPRRSWAVTKDDAAWQVPSFEVQETDTTVEIQTEQLRVVVQRENGQIACFDTANRSFAVDAAPGIGWRLGTTAAWKQIAADEHFYGFGERTGLLDKRSEVKTNWTTDALDYGSLTDEMYQAIPFFIALRPEVGYGIFFNTTFWSRFDIGVEQPGIWRMETHAAELDYYIIYGPTPAKILDTYTQLTGRMALPPKWALGYHQCRWSYESETIVRELAQEFRDRRIPCDVIHLDIDYMRGYRVFTWSPKRFPHPEKLIQELAEAGFKTVTIIDPGVKYEPEADYHVFDQGVAGDYFVRKADGQLFHGYVWPDKAVFPDFMRADVRQWWGELHESLTDIGVAGIWNDMNEPAISDRPFGDEGDKIWFPLDAPQGDDRVTHAEAHNLYGLMMARACAEGLEKLRPTERSFVLTRSGYAGIQRWSSVWMGDNHSLWDHLEMSLPMLCNMGLSGVAFVGCDVGGFASNATAELFARWMQVGILYPFMRGHSALTTAQHEPWSFGDRTEKICREYLNLRYQLLPYIYTLFWEAATTGAPILRPLLYDFPNDPHTYALHDQVLLGSSLMAAPIYRPGVEHRAVYLPAGTWYDWWSGESYTGSTHILAHAPLEKMPLYVKAGAIIPMQPVMQYVDERSLDPLTLRIWQGDGEFTLYEDDGQTFAYQDNGYATTKISVNTEENRVVVSINQREGNGLFPKREVIVELVGVGEQRFSDAGTAQQLVFNLAPQ, from the coding sequence ATGCCGCAATATTTTGGACAACTACCGATCGATGAACAGCCTTGGGAAACACTCAGCGCAGTACAAAACATCTCTCAAGAACAACATTGTGTCCGCTTTGATTGTGGCGAGTCGTGTTTGACGGTTAATGTCCTTGCACCTAACTTAATTCGCGTGCGGGTTGCGCCTACAAGAAAGTTTACACCAAGGCGATCGTGGGCAGTGACAAAGGATGATGCGGCATGGCAAGTTCCATCATTTGAGGTGCAGGAAACTGATACTACTGTAGAAATTCAAACGGAACAATTGCGCGTCGTTGTCCAACGAGAAAACGGTCAAATCGCTTGCTTTGATACGGCGAATCGTTCTTTTGCGGTTGATGCTGCACCAGGAATCGGTTGGCGCTTGGGAACAACGGCGGCTTGGAAGCAAATTGCGGCTGACGAACATTTTTATGGGTTTGGCGAACGTACAGGCTTGTTGGATAAACGCAGTGAAGTCAAAACGAATTGGACAACAGACGCTTTGGATTATGGCTCATTGACGGACGAAATGTATCAAGCAATTCCGTTTTTTATTGCTTTGCGTCCGGAAGTTGGCTATGGCATCTTTTTTAATACAACGTTTTGGAGTCGCTTTGATATTGGTGTTGAACAGCCAGGCATCTGGCGCATGGAAACGCACGCGGCTGAGTTAGATTACTACATTATTTATGGTCCGACACCTGCAAAGATTCTCGATACCTACACGCAGCTAACAGGGCGTATGGCTTTACCACCCAAATGGGCTTTGGGTTATCATCAATGTCGCTGGAGTTACGAATCGGAAACAATCGTCCGCGAACTTGCCCAAGAATTTCGCGATCGCCGCATTCCATGTGATGTGATTCATCTGGATATCGACTATATGCGGGGATATCGCGTATTTACCTGGAGTCCCAAGCGGTTTCCGCATCCAGAGAAGTTAATTCAAGAACTCGCAGAAGCTGGCTTTAAAACTGTGACGATTATCGACCCTGGCGTGAAGTACGAACCAGAAGCAGATTATCACGTCTTCGACCAAGGAGTCGCAGGCGATTACTTTGTGCGCAAAGCTGATGGACAGCTATTTCACGGCTATGTATGGCCCGATAAAGCGGTATTTCCTGATTTTATGCGTGCTGATGTGCGCCAGTGGTGGGGAGAATTACACGAAAGTTTAACTGATATTGGCGTTGCAGGAATTTGGAATGACATGAACGAACCCGCAATTAGCGATCGCCCGTTTGGGGATGAAGGCGATAAGATTTGGTTTCCGTTGGATGCACCGCAAGGAGACGATCGCGTGACGCACGCGGAGGCGCATAATTTATATGGATTAATGATGGCGCGCGCTTGTGCGGAAGGTTTAGAGAAACTGCGACCAACTGAGCGATCGTTTGTGTTGACGCGATCGGGGTATGCAGGAATTCAGCGGTGGTCGTCGGTGTGGATGGGTGATAATCATTCATTATGGGATCATCTCGAAATGTCGCTACCGATGCTTTGCAATATGGGGTTGTCGGGAGTTGCGTTTGTCGGGTGCGATGTCGGTGGATTTGCGAGTAATGCGACAGCAGAATTATTTGCGCGGTGGATGCAAGTTGGAATACTGTATCCTTTTATGCGCGGACACTCGGCGCTGACCACCGCACAACACGAACCTTGGTCGTTTGGCGATCGCACGGAAAAGATTTGCCGCGAGTATCTTAATCTGCGTTACCAATTATTACCGTACATTTATACACTGTTTTGGGAAGCAGCAACGACAGGCGCGCCGATATTACGTCCCCTACTGTACGATTTTCCGAACGATCCGCATACATATGCGCTGCACGATCAAGTGTTACTCGGTTCCTCACTCATGGCTGCACCGATTTATCGTCCTGGCGTTGAGCATCGTGCGGTTTACTTACCCGCAGGCACATGGTACGACTGGTGGAGTGGGGAATCTTATACTGGATCAACGCACATCCTCGCGCACGCCCCACTCGAAAAAATGCCGCTTTATGTAAAGGCGGGTGCGATTATTCCGATGCAACCTGTGATGCAGTATGTCGATGAGCGATCGCTTGATCCGCTAACGTTACGTATTTGGCAGGGTGACGGTGAATTTACGCTTTACGAAGACGATGGGCAGACGTTTGCTTATCAAGATAATGGCTATGCAACTACAAAAATCAGTGTAAATACTGAAGAAAATCGCGTAGTTGTGAGCATTAATCAGCGTGAGGGAAATGGGTTATTCCCTAAGCGCGAAGTTATTGTTGAGCTTGTGGGAGTTGGCGAACAACGATTTAGTGATGCTGGTACAGCACAGCAGTTGGTTTTTAATTTAGCACCTCAGTAG
- a CDS encoding ATP-binding protein, with protein MRTSEQIKAEIEDKFGFFPPFFSPALHNPQVLENLWQQTLIAYIHNPLSAVFKEKLSAYLSRFCTVPYCMVCHSCTLRPLGMKAEEVLQLLDTPPPKVEEIESHLKRLAAHTQLDILPAANSELEESLLVCAVFIFLEGEAAENYRAQLRQILGASNYQHLVAFVAYVKTCHVWMEANPEVSYEADKRVLDNLGYLIADEPRLSEFFRNYATKVKQERQTRAERQAILAERQRNLEVLRESEEKYRKLVELMPDTLFVQCEGKLVFANSAAVKLLGAENVEQLIGQPVLNIIHSESQLIAQERMQDLQAGKSAPFIEEKFVRLDGSVVDVEVAAFPFTYGGKPAAQVVVRDISVRKQAEQERAELLASEQAARAEAESANRSKDEFLAIVSHELRSPLNAMLGWARLLRTRQFDATTMERALETIERNGQAQLQLLEDLLDMSRIIRGKIHLNICTVDILSVITAAIETVQLAADTKSIELVYEIPSSSIFVTGDFARLQQVIWNLLSNAIKFTPHGGRITVRSQQVGAVVQITVSDTGKGISADFLPFVFDRFRQADNTSSRGNGGLGLGLAIVRQLVELHHGHVYAASPGEGKGATFIVELPLCIQNQELVNDNNDNKSSSLIDTANPLTGLHVLVVDDEADIRDYVTTVLEEYGARVQEVASVDAALDAIKQSPPDILVSDIGMPQEDGYSLIQKVRALAPECGKNIPAIALTAYARDEDRQRALAAGFQLHATKPIEPVHLVASVAKLVNLLHEKNCE; from the coding sequence ATGCGCACGAGCGAGCAAATTAAGGCAGAGATCGAGGATAAGTTTGGTTTTTTTCCACCATTCTTTAGTCCAGCACTGCATAACCCTCAGGTGTTGGAAAATTTATGGCAGCAAACCCTTATTGCTTATATCCATAATCCTTTATCTGCGGTCTTTAAGGAAAAGCTGAGTGCTTACCTGTCGCGCTTCTGTACTGTTCCTTACTGTATGGTGTGTCATAGCTGTACTTTACGCCCGTTGGGGATGAAAGCTGAGGAAGTCTTGCAGCTTTTGGATACGCCACCACCGAAGGTAGAAGAAATTGAATCGCACTTAAAGCGACTTGCCGCACATACGCAGTTAGATATTTTACCTGCGGCAAATTCAGAACTCGAAGAAAGTTTACTTGTTTGTGCCGTATTTATCTTTTTAGAAGGCGAAGCCGCAGAAAACTATCGCGCCCAGTTACGCCAAATTTTGGGAGCAAGTAATTATCAACACTTAGTTGCGTTTGTCGCCTATGTGAAAACTTGTCACGTGTGGATGGAAGCTAATCCTGAGGTTTCGTATGAAGCAGATAAACGCGTCTTGGATAACCTTGGTTATTTAATAGCCGATGAGCCAAGATTAAGCGAGTTTTTTCGGAATTATGCCACTAAAGTCAAACAAGAGCGGCAAACTCGTGCAGAACGTCAAGCAATTCTTGCCGAACGCCAACGTAATTTAGAAGTCTTACGAGAAAGTGAAGAGAAATATCGTAAGCTGGTGGAATTAATGCCGGATACACTGTTTGTCCAATGTGAAGGTAAGCTTGTCTTTGCTAACAGTGCAGCAGTAAAGCTACTTGGTGCTGAGAACGTAGAGCAATTAATTGGTCAACCAGTTTTAAATATTATTCACTCAGAAAGTCAACTCATTGCACAAGAACGAATGCAGGATCTTCAGGCGGGAAAATCTGCGCCGTTCATTGAGGAAAAGTTTGTGCGCTTAGATGGTAGTGTCGTCGATGTGGAAGTCGCGGCTTTTCCTTTTACTTACGGTGGGAAACCAGCAGCACAAGTCGTGGTGCGGGATATTAGTGTGCGCAAGCAAGCGGAACAAGAACGTGCAGAACTTCTTGCTAGCGAACAAGCCGCACGCGCTGAAGCTGAAAGTGCGAATCGCAGTAAGGATGAATTTTTAGCAATCGTCTCGCACGAGTTGCGATCGCCACTGAATGCAATGCTTGGCTGGGCAAGATTACTGCGGACTCGTCAGTTTGATGCGACTACAATGGAGCGAGCCTTAGAAACGATTGAACGCAACGGTCAAGCACAATTACAATTACTCGAAGATTTACTTGATATGTCGCGGATTATTCGCGGCAAAATTCATCTTAATATTTGTACGGTTGATATTTTATCGGTGATTACGGCTGCCATCGAGACAGTACAACTTGCAGCCGATACAAAATCAATTGAATTAGTTTATGAGATCCCTTCCTCATCTATTTTTGTCACCGGAGATTTTGCGCGGTTGCAACAGGTGATTTGGAATCTACTATCGAACGCGATTAAATTTACGCCGCATGGTGGGCGTATTACTGTGCGATCGCAACAAGTTGGTGCGGTTGTTCAAATCACAGTCAGCGACACAGGAAAAGGTATCAGTGCCGATTTCTTACCATTTGTGTTTGATCGGTTTCGCCAAGCTGATAACACAAGTAGCCGAGGTAATGGCGGCTTAGGTTTGGGACTTGCGATCGTTCGGCAATTAGTCGAACTGCATCACGGTCATGTTTACGCCGCTAGCCCTGGCGAAGGAAAAGGCGCTACGTTTATCGTTGAATTGCCACTGTGTATCCAGAATCAAGAATTAGTCAATGACAACAATGATAATAAATCATCCTCGCTGATAGATACGGCAAACCCACTTACAGGATTGCACGTTCTTGTTGTTGATGATGAAGCGGATATTCGCGACTATGTGACAACTGTATTAGAAGAATATGGCGCACGCGTGCAAGAAGTTGCTTCAGTAGATGCGGCACTCGATGCGATCAAACAATCACCGCCAGATATCCTTGTGAGCGATATTGGAATGCCGCAAGAAGACGGCTATAGTCTGATTCAAAAAGTTAGGGCATTAGCACCAGAGTGCGGGAAAAACATACCGGCGATCGCATTAACTGCCTACGCTAGAGACGAAGATCGTCAACGCGCTTTAGCCGCAGGGTTTCAACTTCATGCCACAAAACCGATTGAACCAGTACATCTCGTTGCTTCTGTTGCCAAATTAGTCAATCTCCTGCACGAAAAGAATTGCGAATAA